One window from the genome of Haemorhous mexicanus isolate bHaeMex1 chromosome 22, bHaeMex1.pri, whole genome shotgun sequence encodes:
- the ELN gene encoding elastin isoform X2, producing MARQAAAPLLPGVLLLLSILPATQQGGVPGAIPGGGVPGGGFFPGAGVGGLGAGLGAAGKPPKPGIGGLGGVGGLGGLGPLGLQPGAAGLFPGAAFPGGVFPGAASAAALKAAAKAGAGIGGVGGIGGPGGLGVSTGAVVPGAVQPGLGAAGKPPKIPGAGIPGAFPGGVLPGAGVRFPGVGVLPGVPTGAGVKPKAPGAGAFGGIPEDASGLPKSPTLLCQVPWGTPSLRDWWQLWRRLQVSVCCWFAGLGGFGGQQPGVPLGYPIKAPKLPGGYGLPYTNGLRPGGIGAGLVAGKAGYPTGTGVGAQAAAAKAAAKLGAGVLPGIGGIPGVAPGVGIGGVPGVGVGGPAAAAAAAKAAAKAGAFGPGAVPGVGGVPGLVPGVGGVPGAVPGVGGVPGVAGVPSAAAAAKAAKYGAGVPGVGVGGVPGLVPGVGGVPGLVPGVGGVPGAVPGVGGVPGVAGVPSAAAAAKAAKYGAGVPGVGVGGVPGLVPGVGGVPGLVPSVGGVPGAVPGVGGVPGVAGVPSAAAAAKAAKYGAGVPGVGVGGVPGLVPGVGGVPGLVPGVGGVPGAVPGVGGVPGVAGVPSAAAAAKAAKYGAGVPGVGVGGVPGLVPGVGGVPGLVPGVGGVPGAVPGVGGVPGVAGVPSAAAAAKAAKYGAGVPGVGVGGVPGLVPGVGGVPGLVPGVGGVPGAVPGVGGVPGVAGVPSAAAAAKAAKYGAGVPGVGVGGVPGLVPGVGGVPGLVPGVGGVPGAVPGVGGVPGVAGVPSAAAAAKAAKYGAGVPGIAGIPGVPGVPGVPGVPGVPGVPGAVPGAGVGGPAAAAAAKAAAKAAAIGAGRVPGVGVPGVGVPAVGVPGLVPGVGVPGGPAAAAKAAAKAAKYGAGGLAPGVGGLVPGVGGLVPGVGGVPGVGGPAAAAKAAAKAAKFGAGVGGVPGVVPGVGGVPGVTPGVGGVPGLVPGVGVPGTGILPGAGIPQVGVQPGAKPPKFGVPGVGVPGVGGLPGGLGVGGLGVGGLGVGGPGFGVSPVFPGGAGGLGFGGKPPKPYGGALGALGFRGAGCAAGKYCGRKRK from the exons ATGGCAAGGCAGGCAGCTGCACCCCTCCTCCCCGgagtcctcctcctcctctccatcctcccgGCTACTCAGCAAGGAG GGGTTCCTGGTGCTATCCCGGGAGGGGGAGTCCCAGGAGGAGgctttttcccag GTGCTGGAGTTGGAGGTTTGGGAGCAG GACTCGGGGCTGCAGGAAAACCTCCCAAACCAG GGATCGGAGGACTTGGGGGGGTCGGAGGACTTGGGGGACTTGGCCCCCTTGGcctgcagccag GTGCTGCAGGTCTGTTCCCCGGAGCTGCCTTCCCCGGGGGGGtgttcccaggagctgcctcgGCCGCGGCGCTTAAGGCTGCTGCAAAagctg GTGCTGGCATTGGAGGCGTGGGTGGAATTGGTGGTCCTGGTGGCCTCGGGGTCTCCACAG gtgcCGTGGTACCGGGCGCAgtgcagcctggccttggcgCGGCAGGGAAACCCCCTAAAATACCAG GTGCTGGGATTCCTGGAGCTTTTCCGGGTGGCGTGCTCCCCGGTGCAG GTGTTCGCTTCCCTGGCGTGGGAGTGCTGCCCGGAGTGCCCACTGGAGCTGGAGTCAAGCCCAAAGCCCCAG gAGCTGGAGCCTTTGGAGGAATTCCTG AAGATGCCTCAGGGCTTCCCAAGTCACCCACTCTCCTCTGCCAGGTGCCCTGGGGCACCCCCTCCCTCCGGGACTGGTGGCAGCTGTGGCGCAGGCTCCAGGTAAGCGTCTGCTGTTGGTTTGCAGGACTGGGAGGTTTTGGAGGTCAGCAGCCCGGTGTCCCTCTGGGTTATCCCATCAAAGCTCCTAAGCTCCCAG GTGGCTATGGACTGCCCTACACCAATG GCCTCAGGCCTGGTGGGATTGGAGCCGGCCTCGTGGCAGGAAAGGCAGGATACCCCACCGGGACAG GGGTCGGAGCACAGGCGGCAGCAGCGAAGGCAGCAGCGAAACTTG GAGCCGGTGTCTTGCCTGGCATTGGTGGCATCCCAGGAGTTGCACCCGGTGTCGGCATTGGCGGTGTCCCAGGAGTTGGAG TTGGAGGaccggcagcggcggcggcagcggcgaaGGCAGCGGCAAAGGCAGGAGCTTTTG GTCCAGGGGCAGTGCCCGGAGTcggaggtgtccctggcctgGTGCCCGGTGTCGGAGGTGTCCCCGGGGCGGTGCCCGGAGtcggaggtgtccctggggtggcaG GGGTGCCgtcggcagcagcagcagcaaaggcagctaAGTACG GTGCCGGCGTTCCCGGTGTCGGTGTGGGTGGCGTCCCCGGCCTCGTGCCCGGAGTcggaggtgtccctggcctgGTGCCCGGTGTCGGAGGTGTCCCCGGGGCGGTGCCCGGAGtcggaggtgtccctggggtggcaG GGGTGCCgtcggcagcagcagcagcaaaggcagctaAGTACG GTGCCGGCGTTCCCGGTGTCGGTGTGGGTGGCGTCCCCGGCCTCGTGCCCGGAGTcggaggtgtccctggcctgGTGCCCAGTGTCGGAGGTGTCCCCGGGGCGGTGCCCGGAGtcggaggtgtccctggggtggcaG GGGTGCCgtcggcagcagcagcagcaaaggcagctaAGTACG GTGCCGGCGTTCCCGGTGTCGGTGTGGGTGGCGTCCCCGGCCTCGTGCCCGGTGTcggaggtgtccctggcctgGTGCCCGGTGTCGGAGGTGTCCCCGGGGCGGTGCCCGGAGtcggaggtgtccctggggtggcaG GGGTGCCgtcggcagcagcagcagcaaaggcagctaAGTACG GTGCCGGCGTTCCCGGTGTCGGTGTGGGTGGCGTCCCCGGCCTCGTGCCCGGAGTcggaggtgtccctggcctgGTGCCCGGTGTCGGAGGTGTCCCCGGGGCGGTGCCCGGAGtcggaggtgtccctggggtggcaG GGGTGCCgtcggcagcagcagcagcaaaggcagctaAGTACG GTGCCGGCGTTCCCGGTGTCGGTGTGGGTGGCGTCCCCGGCCTCGTGCCCGGAGTcggaggtgtccctggcctgGTGCCCGGTGTCGGAGGTGTCCCCGGGGCGGTGCCCGGAGtcggaggtgtccctggggtggcaG GGGTGCCgtcggcagcagcagcagcaaaggcagctaAGTACG GTGCCGGCGTTCCCGGTGTCGGTGTGGGTGGCGTCCCCGGCCTCGTGCCCGGAGTcggaggtgtccctggcctgGTGCCCGGTGtcggaggtgtccctggggcgGTGCCCGGAgttggaggtgtccctggggtggcaG GGGTGCCgtcggcagcagcagcagcaaaggcagctaAGTACG gagccgGCGTTCCTGGCATCGCTGGCATTCCTGGTGTTCCTGGAGTTCCCGGTGTCCCTGGCGTTCCTGGCGTGCCTGGGGTTCCTGGTGCTGTTCCTGGTGCTGGAG tgggtggccctgcagcagcagccgcagccaaggctgcagccAAAGCAGCGGCGATCG gagcaggacgTGTGCCTGGTGTTGGCGTTCCTGGAGTGGGTGTGCCAGCTGTTGGCGTGCCCGGTCTGGTGCCTGGGGTCGGCGTTCCAG gaggtCCGGCAGCCGCTGCCAAAGCAGCCGCCAAAGCAGCCAAGTACG GAGCAGGTGGCCTGGCTCCCGGCGTGGGTGGCCTGGTTCCTGGAGTAGGTGGCCTGGTTCCTGGTGttggaggtgtcccag GTGTTGGAGGTCCAGCAGCAGCGGccaaagcagcagccaaggcagcCAAATTTG gtgCCGGGGTTGGAGGGGTGCCAGGGGTAGTGCCTGGCGTGGGCGGAGTGCCCGGAGTGACACCCGGTGTTGGTGGCGTGCCCGGCTTGGTGCCAGGGGTGGGAGTACCTGGAACTGGCATCCTTCCCGGGGCAG GCATCCCCCAAGTAGGGGTGCAGCCTGGTGCTAAACCTCCCAAATTCG GTGTTCCTGGGGTTGGAGTCCCAGGGGTTGGTGGCCTCCCAG GTGGCCTTGGAGTCGGTGGGCTTGGAGTTGGTGGCCTCG GCGTTGGAGGTCCCGGCTTCGGCGTATCACCGGTATTTCCAG GTGGGGCCGGCGGCCTGGGATTCGGTG GGAAGCCCCCCAAGCCCTACGGAGGAGCTCTGGGTGCTTTGGGCTTTAGAG GCGCAGGCTGCGCGGCAGGGAAGTACTGCGGAAGGAAACGGAAGTAA
- the ELN gene encoding elastin isoform X3, which yields MARQAAAPLLPGVLLLLSILPATQQGGVPGAIPGGGVPGGGFFPGAGVGGLGAGLGAAGKPPKPGIGGLGGVGGLGGLGPLGLQPGAAGLFPGAAFPGGVFPGAASAAALKAAAKAGAGIGGVGGIGGPGGLGVSTGAVVPGAVQPGLGAAGKPPKIPGAGIPGAFPGGVLPGAGVRFPGVGVLPGVPTGAGVKPKAPGAGAFGGIPEDASGLPKSPTLLCQVPWGTPSLRDWWQLWRRLQVSVCCWFAGLGGFGGQQPGVPLGYPIKAPKLPGGYGLPYTNGLRPGGIGAGLVAGKAGYPTGTGVGAQAAAAKAAAKLGAGVLPGIGGIPGVAPGVGIGGVPGVGVGGPAAAAAAAKAAAKAGAFGPGAVPGVGGVPGLVPGVGGVPGAVPGVGGVPGVAGVPSAAAAAKAAKYGAGVPGVGVGGVPGLVPGVGGVPGLVPGVGGVPGAVPGVGGVPGVAGVPSAAAAAKAAKYGAGVPGVGVGGVPGLVPGVGGVPGLVPSVGGVPGAVPGVGGVPGVAGVPSAAAAAKAAKYGAGVPGVGVGGVPGLVPGVGGVPGLVPGVGGVPGAVPGVGGVPGVAGVPSAAAAAKAAKYGAGVPGVGVGGVPGLVPGVGGVPGLVPGVGGVPGAVPGVGGVPGVAGVPSAAAAAKAAKYGAGVPGVGVGGVPGLVPGVGGVPGLVPGVGGVPGAVPGVGGVPGVAGVPSAAAAAKAAKYGAGVPGVGVGGVPGLVPGVGGVPGLVPGVGGVPGAVPGVGGVPGVAGVPSAAAAAKAAKYGAGVPGIAGIPGVPGVPGVPGVPGVPGVPGAVPGAGVGGPAAAAAAKAAAKAAAIGAGRVPGVGVPGVGVPAVGVPGLVPGVGVPGGPAAAAKAAAKAAKYGAGGLAPGVGGLVPGVGGLVPGVGGVPGVGGPAAAAKAAAKAAKFGAGVGGVPGVVPGVGGVPGVTPGVGGVPGLVPGVGVPGTGILPGAGIPQVGVQPGAKPPKFGVPGVGVPGVGGLPGGLGVGGLGVGGLGAVGKPPKPGGAGGLGFGGKPPKPYGGALGALGFRGAGCAAGKYCGRKRK from the exons ATGGCAAGGCAGGCAGCTGCACCCCTCCTCCCCGgagtcctcctcctcctctccatcctcccgGCTACTCAGCAAGGAG GGGTTCCTGGTGCTATCCCGGGAGGGGGAGTCCCAGGAGGAGgctttttcccag GTGCTGGAGTTGGAGGTTTGGGAGCAG GACTCGGGGCTGCAGGAAAACCTCCCAAACCAG GGATCGGAGGACTTGGGGGGGTCGGAGGACTTGGGGGACTTGGCCCCCTTGGcctgcagccag GTGCTGCAGGTCTGTTCCCCGGAGCTGCCTTCCCCGGGGGGGtgttcccaggagctgcctcgGCCGCGGCGCTTAAGGCTGCTGCAAAagctg GTGCTGGCATTGGAGGCGTGGGTGGAATTGGTGGTCCTGGTGGCCTCGGGGTCTCCACAG gtgcCGTGGTACCGGGCGCAgtgcagcctggccttggcgCGGCAGGGAAACCCCCTAAAATACCAG GTGCTGGGATTCCTGGAGCTTTTCCGGGTGGCGTGCTCCCCGGTGCAG GTGTTCGCTTCCCTGGCGTGGGAGTGCTGCCCGGAGTGCCCACTGGAGCTGGAGTCAAGCCCAAAGCCCCAG gAGCTGGAGCCTTTGGAGGAATTCCTG AAGATGCCTCAGGGCTTCCCAAGTCACCCACTCTCCTCTGCCAGGTGCCCTGGGGCACCCCCTCCCTCCGGGACTGGTGGCAGCTGTGGCGCAGGCTCCAGGTAAGCGTCTGCTGTTGGTTTGCAGGACTGGGAGGTTTTGGAGGTCAGCAGCCCGGTGTCCCTCTGGGTTATCCCATCAAAGCTCCTAAGCTCCCAG GTGGCTATGGACTGCCCTACACCAATG GCCTCAGGCCTGGTGGGATTGGAGCCGGCCTCGTGGCAGGAAAGGCAGGATACCCCACCGGGACAG GGGTCGGAGCACAGGCGGCAGCAGCGAAGGCAGCAGCGAAACTTG GAGCCGGTGTCTTGCCTGGCATTGGTGGCATCCCAGGAGTTGCACCCGGTGTCGGCATTGGCGGTGTCCCAGGAGTTGGAG TTGGAGGaccggcagcggcggcggcagcggcgaaGGCAGCGGCAAAGGCAGGAGCTTTTG GTCCAGGGGCAGTGCCCGGAGTcggaggtgtccctggcctgGTGCCCGGTGTCGGAGGTGTCCCCGGGGCGGTGCCCGGAGtcggaggtgtccctggggtggcaG GGGTGCCgtcggcagcagcagcagcaaaggcagctaAGTACG GTGCCGGCGTTCCCGGTGTCGGTGTGGGTGGCGTCCCCGGCCTCGTGCCCGGAGTcggaggtgtccctggcctgGTGCCCGGTGTCGGAGGTGTCCCCGGGGCGGTGCCCGGAGtcggaggtgtccctggggtggcaG GGGTGCCgtcggcagcagcagcagcaaaggcagctaAGTACG GTGCCGGCGTTCCCGGTGTCGGTGTGGGTGGCGTCCCCGGCCTCGTGCCCGGAGTcggaggtgtccctggcctgGTGCCCAGTGTCGGAGGTGTCCCCGGGGCGGTGCCCGGAGtcggaggtgtccctggggtggcaG GGGTGCCgtcggcagcagcagcagcaaaggcagctaAGTACG GTGCCGGCGTTCCCGGTGTCGGTGTGGGTGGCGTCCCCGGCCTCGTGCCCGGTGTcggaggtgtccctggcctgGTGCCCGGTGTCGGAGGTGTCCCCGGGGCGGTGCCCGGAGtcggaggtgtccctggggtggcaG GGGTGCCgtcggcagcagcagcagcaaaggcagctaAGTACG GTGCCGGCGTTCCCGGTGTCGGTGTGGGTGGCGTCCCCGGCCTCGTGCCCGGAGTcggaggtgtccctggcctgGTGCCCGGTGTCGGAGGTGTCCCCGGGGCGGTGCCCGGAGtcggaggtgtccctggggtggcaG GGGTGCCgtcggcagcagcagcagcaaaggcagctaAGTACG GTGCCGGCGTTCCCGGTGTCGGTGTGGGTGGCGTCCCCGGCCTCGTGCCCGGAGTcggaggtgtccctggcctgGTGCCCGGTGTCGGAGGTGTCCCCGGGGCGGTGCCCGGAGtcggaggtgtccctggggtggcaG GGGTGCCgtcggcagcagcagcagcaaaggcagctaAGTACG GTGCCGGCGTTCCCGGTGTCGGTGTGGGTGGCGTCCCCGGCCTCGTGCCCGGAGTcggaggtgtccctggcctgGTGCCCGGTGtcggaggtgtccctggggcgGTGCCCGGAgttggaggtgtccctggggtggcaG GGGTGCCgtcggcagcagcagcagcaaaggcagctaAGTACG gagccgGCGTTCCTGGCATCGCTGGCATTCCTGGTGTTCCTGGAGTTCCCGGTGTCCCTGGCGTTCCTGGCGTGCCTGGGGTTCCTGGTGCTGTTCCTGGTGCTGGAG tgggtggccctgcagcagcagccgcagccaaggctgcagccAAAGCAGCGGCGATCG gagcaggacgTGTGCCTGGTGTTGGCGTTCCTGGAGTGGGTGTGCCAGCTGTTGGCGTGCCCGGTCTGGTGCCTGGGGTCGGCGTTCCAG gaggtCCGGCAGCCGCTGCCAAAGCAGCCGCCAAAGCAGCCAAGTACG GAGCAGGTGGCCTGGCTCCCGGCGTGGGTGGCCTGGTTCCTGGAGTAGGTGGCCTGGTTCCTGGTGttggaggtgtcccag GTGTTGGAGGTCCAGCAGCAGCGGccaaagcagcagccaaggcagcCAAATTTG gtgCCGGGGTTGGAGGGGTGCCAGGGGTAGTGCCTGGCGTGGGCGGAGTGCCCGGAGTGACACCCGGTGTTGGTGGCGTGCCCGGCTTGGTGCCAGGGGTGGGAGTACCTGGAACTGGCATCCTTCCCGGGGCAG GCATCCCCCAAGTAGGGGTGCAGCCTGGTGCTAAACCTCCCAAATTCG GTGTTCCTGGGGTTGGAGTCCCAGGGGTTGGTGGCCTCCCAG GTGGCCTTGGAGTCGGTGGGCTTGGAGTTGGTGGCCTCG GAGCTGTTGGGAAACCTCCCAAGCCAG GTGGGGCCGGCGGCCTGGGATTCGGTG GGAAGCCCCCCAAGCCCTACGGAGGAGCTCTGGGTGCTTTGGGCTTTAGAG GCGCAGGCTGCGCGGCAGGGAAGTACTGCGGAAGGAAACGGAAGTAA
- the ELN gene encoding elastin isoform X1 — MARQAAAPLLPGVLLLLSILPATQQGGVPGAIPGGGVPGGGFFPGAGVGGLGAGLGAAGKPPKPGIGGLGGVGGLGGLGPLGLQPGAAGLFPGAAFPGGVFPGAASAAALKAAAKAGAGIGGVGGIGGPGGLGVSTGAVVPGAVQPGLGAAGKPPKIPGAGIPGAFPGGVLPGAGVRFPGVGVLPGVPTGAGVKPKAPGAGAFGGIPEDASGLPKSPTLLCQVPWGTPSLRDWWQLWRRLQVSVCCWFAGLGGFGGQQPGVPLGYPIKAPKLPGGYGLPYTNGLRPGGIGAGLVAGKAGYPTGTGVGAQAAAAKAAAKLGAGVLPGIGGIPGVAPGVGIGGVPGVGVGGPAAAAAAAKAAAKAGAFGPGAVPGVGGVPGLVPGVGGVPGAVPGVGGVPGVAGVPSAAAAAKAAKYGAGVPGVGVGGVPGLVPGVGGVPGLVPGVGGVPGAVPGVGGVPGVAGVPSAAAAAKAAKYGAGVPGVGVGGVPGLVPGVGGVPGLVPSVGGVPGAVPGVGGVPGVAGVPSAAAAAKAAKYGAGVPGVGVGGVPGLVPGVGGVPGLVPGVGGVPGAVPGVGGVPGVAGVPSAAAAAKAAKYGAGVPGVGVGGVPGLVPGVGGVPGLVPGVGGVPGAVPGVGGVPGVAGVPSAAAAAKAAKYGAGVPGVGVGGVPGLVPGVGGVPGLVPGVGGVPGAVPGVGGVPGVAGVPSAAAAAKAAKYGAGVPGVGVGGVPGLVPGVGGVPGLVPGVGGVPGAVPGVGGVPGVAGVPSAAAAAKAAKYGAGVPGIAGIPGVPGVPGVPGVPGVPGVPGAVPGAGVGGPAAAAAAKAAAKAAAIGAGRVPGVGVPGVGVPAVGVPGLVPGVGVPGGPAAAAKAAAKAAKYGAGGLAPGVGGLVPGVGGLVPGVGGVPGVGGPAAAAKAAAKAAKFGAGVGGVPGVVPGVGGVPGVTPGVGGVPGLVPGVGVPGTGILPGAGIPQVGVQPGAKPPKFGVPGVGVPGVGGLPGGLGVGGLGVGGLGAVGKPPKPGVGGPGFGVSPVFPGGAGGLGFGGKPPKPYGGALGALGFRGAGCAAGKYCGRKRK; from the exons ATGGCAAGGCAGGCAGCTGCACCCCTCCTCCCCGgagtcctcctcctcctctccatcctcccgGCTACTCAGCAAGGAG GGGTTCCTGGTGCTATCCCGGGAGGGGGAGTCCCAGGAGGAGgctttttcccag GTGCTGGAGTTGGAGGTTTGGGAGCAG GACTCGGGGCTGCAGGAAAACCTCCCAAACCAG GGATCGGAGGACTTGGGGGGGTCGGAGGACTTGGGGGACTTGGCCCCCTTGGcctgcagccag GTGCTGCAGGTCTGTTCCCCGGAGCTGCCTTCCCCGGGGGGGtgttcccaggagctgcctcgGCCGCGGCGCTTAAGGCTGCTGCAAAagctg GTGCTGGCATTGGAGGCGTGGGTGGAATTGGTGGTCCTGGTGGCCTCGGGGTCTCCACAG gtgcCGTGGTACCGGGCGCAgtgcagcctggccttggcgCGGCAGGGAAACCCCCTAAAATACCAG GTGCTGGGATTCCTGGAGCTTTTCCGGGTGGCGTGCTCCCCGGTGCAG GTGTTCGCTTCCCTGGCGTGGGAGTGCTGCCCGGAGTGCCCACTGGAGCTGGAGTCAAGCCCAAAGCCCCAG gAGCTGGAGCCTTTGGAGGAATTCCTG AAGATGCCTCAGGGCTTCCCAAGTCACCCACTCTCCTCTGCCAGGTGCCCTGGGGCACCCCCTCCCTCCGGGACTGGTGGCAGCTGTGGCGCAGGCTCCAGGTAAGCGTCTGCTGTTGGTTTGCAGGACTGGGAGGTTTTGGAGGTCAGCAGCCCGGTGTCCCTCTGGGTTATCCCATCAAAGCTCCTAAGCTCCCAG GTGGCTATGGACTGCCCTACACCAATG GCCTCAGGCCTGGTGGGATTGGAGCCGGCCTCGTGGCAGGAAAGGCAGGATACCCCACCGGGACAG GGGTCGGAGCACAGGCGGCAGCAGCGAAGGCAGCAGCGAAACTTG GAGCCGGTGTCTTGCCTGGCATTGGTGGCATCCCAGGAGTTGCACCCGGTGTCGGCATTGGCGGTGTCCCAGGAGTTGGAG TTGGAGGaccggcagcggcggcggcagcggcgaaGGCAGCGGCAAAGGCAGGAGCTTTTG GTCCAGGGGCAGTGCCCGGAGTcggaggtgtccctggcctgGTGCCCGGTGTCGGAGGTGTCCCCGGGGCGGTGCCCGGAGtcggaggtgtccctggggtggcaG GGGTGCCgtcggcagcagcagcagcaaaggcagctaAGTACG GTGCCGGCGTTCCCGGTGTCGGTGTGGGTGGCGTCCCCGGCCTCGTGCCCGGAGTcggaggtgtccctggcctgGTGCCCGGTGTCGGAGGTGTCCCCGGGGCGGTGCCCGGAGtcggaggtgtccctggggtggcaG GGGTGCCgtcggcagcagcagcagcaaaggcagctaAGTACG GTGCCGGCGTTCCCGGTGTCGGTGTGGGTGGCGTCCCCGGCCTCGTGCCCGGAGTcggaggtgtccctggcctgGTGCCCAGTGTCGGAGGTGTCCCCGGGGCGGTGCCCGGAGtcggaggtgtccctggggtggcaG GGGTGCCgtcggcagcagcagcagcaaaggcagctaAGTACG GTGCCGGCGTTCCCGGTGTCGGTGTGGGTGGCGTCCCCGGCCTCGTGCCCGGTGTcggaggtgtccctggcctgGTGCCCGGTGTCGGAGGTGTCCCCGGGGCGGTGCCCGGAGtcggaggtgtccctggggtggcaG GGGTGCCgtcggcagcagcagcagcaaaggcagctaAGTACG GTGCCGGCGTTCCCGGTGTCGGTGTGGGTGGCGTCCCCGGCCTCGTGCCCGGAGTcggaggtgtccctggcctgGTGCCCGGTGTCGGAGGTGTCCCCGGGGCGGTGCCCGGAGtcggaggtgtccctggggtggcaG GGGTGCCgtcggcagcagcagcagcaaaggcagctaAGTACG GTGCCGGCGTTCCCGGTGTCGGTGTGGGTGGCGTCCCCGGCCTCGTGCCCGGAGTcggaggtgtccctggcctgGTGCCCGGTGTCGGAGGTGTCCCCGGGGCGGTGCCCGGAGtcggaggtgtccctggggtggcaG GGGTGCCgtcggcagcagcagcagcaaaggcagctaAGTACG GTGCCGGCGTTCCCGGTGTCGGTGTGGGTGGCGTCCCCGGCCTCGTGCCCGGAGTcggaggtgtccctggcctgGTGCCCGGTGtcggaggtgtccctggggcgGTGCCCGGAgttggaggtgtccctggggtggcaG GGGTGCCgtcggcagcagcagcagcaaaggcagctaAGTACG gagccgGCGTTCCTGGCATCGCTGGCATTCCTGGTGTTCCTGGAGTTCCCGGTGTCCCTGGCGTTCCTGGCGTGCCTGGGGTTCCTGGTGCTGTTCCTGGTGCTGGAG tgggtggccctgcagcagcagccgcagccaaggctgcagccAAAGCAGCGGCGATCG gagcaggacgTGTGCCTGGTGTTGGCGTTCCTGGAGTGGGTGTGCCAGCTGTTGGCGTGCCCGGTCTGGTGCCTGGGGTCGGCGTTCCAG gaggtCCGGCAGCCGCTGCCAAAGCAGCCGCCAAAGCAGCCAAGTACG GAGCAGGTGGCCTGGCTCCCGGCGTGGGTGGCCTGGTTCCTGGAGTAGGTGGCCTGGTTCCTGGTGttggaggtgtcccag GTGTTGGAGGTCCAGCAGCAGCGGccaaagcagcagccaaggcagcCAAATTTG gtgCCGGGGTTGGAGGGGTGCCAGGGGTAGTGCCTGGCGTGGGCGGAGTGCCCGGAGTGACACCCGGTGTTGGTGGCGTGCCCGGCTTGGTGCCAGGGGTGGGAGTACCTGGAACTGGCATCCTTCCCGGGGCAG GCATCCCCCAAGTAGGGGTGCAGCCTGGTGCTAAACCTCCCAAATTCG GTGTTCCTGGGGTTGGAGTCCCAGGGGTTGGTGGCCTCCCAG GTGGCCTTGGAGTCGGTGGGCTTGGAGTTGGTGGCCTCG GAGCTGTTGGGAAACCTCCCAAGCCAG GCGTTGGAGGTCCCGGCTTCGGCGTATCACCGGTATTTCCAG GTGGGGCCGGCGGCCTGGGATTCGGTG GGAAGCCCCCCAAGCCCTACGGAGGAGCTCTGGGTGCTTTGGGCTTTAGAG GCGCAGGCTGCGCGGCAGGGAAGTACTGCGGAAGGAAACGGAAGTAA